In Cicer arietinum cultivar CDC Frontier isolate Library 1 chromosome 1, Cicar.CDCFrontier_v2.0, whole genome shotgun sequence, one DNA window encodes the following:
- the LOC101514302 gene encoding pumilio homolog 6, chloroplastic — protein sequence MATESLIRISEAGGKWPSHMEASAFSTPPRNMGTEDLGILLKGHRFRSNGKDVAPNRSGSAPPSMEGSFLAIENLLPQQNTQDASLTTLSRAVKNCQSEEQLRADPAYLAYYSSNVNLNPRLPPPLTSWENRHLGHRIGSSRNNWELSSADHRSKSSLHLPQATLSTHKEESEDDSPQQAYENELVNTSGIWRRQDAASLASQQKNVVDLIQEDFPRTMSPVYNKSLSVSHGMVDKPIDLEAGSSSTHDLVTTVESAKHTAGADDIRVSSSVNAHTPVASSSTLESTASMSFSNLDVATVASQLKTLSVSNLPNSESLSYEEKLKTSYQNNMIQRQMFPQQSNPCEVPSANSQSVNPAYTGREQFPHNSSKLSDVQPLLQSSGFTPPLYATAAAYMTSVNPYYTNMQAAGIYTPQYVGGYTLNPTSIPPYISAYPPHGALPFVVDGATSSRYTPLTPGVSTGGSISHGAEMAHANKYLGQFGFPVQPSFGDPIYMQYNQQPFVEGFGISGHFDPLAPRASGANQISPYDSQKRPGTGAYLDDKKLHDLRTGANMNSKRGGLSVPSYFGHMPNTGFVMQYPSSPHPSQVLSGYPDGSTGLPGGRNEMKPSPASGRNGGMLSGWHGPRSFDSPQDPKIVNFLEELKSGKGRRFELSDIIGHIVEFSADQHGSRFIQQKLENCGAEDKALVFREVLPHASKLMTDVFGNYVIQKFFEYGNPEQRRELADKLAGQILPLSLQMYGCRVIQKALEVIEHEQKAQLVRELDGNIMRCVRDQNGNHVIQKCIESIPTKKIGFILSAFRGQVSTLSMHPYGCRVIQRILEHCTDEAQCQFIVDEILDSVFTLAQDQYGNYVTQHVLERGKAQERSQIISKLSGHIVQLSQHKFASNVVEKCLEYGDASERELLIAEILGHDEQNDNLLTMMKDQFANYVVQKVIDMCSENQQAMLLSHIRVNAHALKKYTYGKHIVARLEHQFGENQTPNS from the exons ATGGCAACAGAGAGTCTAATTAGAATCTCAGAAGCTGGGGGGAAATGGCCTTCTCATATGGAAGCTTCAGCTTTTAGCACACCACCTCGTAACATGGGGACAGAGGATTTGGGTATACTGTTGAAGGGCCATAGGTTCCGTAGTAATGGAAAGGATGTGGCACCCAATCGTAGTGGCAGTGCACCTCCCAGCATGGAAGGCTCATTTCTGGCCATAGAAAACTTATTACCGCAACAGAACACACAGGATGCAAGCTTGACAACTCTGAGCAGAGCTGTGAAAAATTGTCAATCTGAGGAACAGCTAAGAGCTGATCCAGCTTATTTAGCATATTACAGTTCCAATGTCAACCTAAACCCTAGACTTCCTCCCCCACTAACTTCCTGGGAAAATCGCCATCTGGGGCATCGCATTGGTAGTTCTAGAAATAACTGGGAACTGTCTTCTGCCGATCATAGAAGTAAAAGTTCTTTACATTTACCGCAAGCGACTCTTTCAACACACAAGGAGGAGTCCGAGGATGATTCACCCCAACAGGCATATGAAAATGAATTAGTTAACACAAGTGGAATATGGCGTAGACAGGATGCAGCTTCATTAGCATCACAGCAAAAAAATGTGGTTGATTTAATTCAG gAGGATTTTCCTCGCACCATGTCACCTGTATATAATAAGTCTCTTTCTGTAAGCCATGGAATGGTGGATAAACCCATTGACTTAGAAGCCGGTTCCAGTTCTACTCACGACCTTGTTACTACAGTAGAGTCTGCTAAACATACTGCTGGTGCAGATGATATTAGGGTGTCATCAAGTGTCAATGCTCACACCCCTGTTGCAAGCTCATCAACACTTGAATCAACAGCTAGCATGAGTTTTAGTAACTTAGATGTTGCAACTGTTGCGTCTCAATTAAAGACACTCAGTGTATCTAATCTACCAAATTCAGAAAGCCTGAGTTATGAAGAAAAATTGAAGACTAGCTACCAGAACAATATGATACAACGGCAGATGTTCCCGCAACAAAGCAATCCATGTGAAGTTCCTAGCGCCAATTCGCAAAGTGTAAACCCTGCCTACACTGGCAGGGAACAGTTTCCTCATAATTCGAGCAAGTTGTCTGATGTCCAGCCACTACTACAATCATCGGGGTTTACACCTCCCCTATATGCCACAGCAGCAGCTTATATGACCTCTGTAAATCCATATTACACTAATATGCAAGCCGCAGGCATATATACTCCTCAATATGTTGGTGGATACACTTTAAATCCGACATCTATTCCTCCATATATTTCTGCATACCCTCCTCATGGTGCTTTACCATTTGTTGTTGATGGGGCTACTAGTTCTAGATATACCCCGCTAACACCAGGGGTTTCAACCGGGGGTAGTATTTCACATGGAGCTGAAATGGCACATGCAAACAAGTACCTTGGGCAATTTGGATTTCCCGTACAGCCTTCTTTTGGTGATCCTATTTACATGCAATATAATCAGCAACCTTTCGTGGAGGGATTTGGTATTTCTGGTCATTTCGATCCACTGGCACCTAGAGCAAGTGGTGCTAACCAAATAAGTCCTTATGATTCACAAAAAAGGCCCGGAACTGGTGCTTATTTGGATGATAAAAAATTACATGACCTGAGAACTGGTGCTAATATGAATTCAAAAAGAGGTGGATTATCAGTTCCTAGTTATTTTGGACATATGCCAAACACAGGCTTTGTAATGCAGTATCCAAGTTCACCACATCCTAGTCAAGTTTTGTCCGGATATCCAGATGGAAGTACTGGCCTTCCAGGAGGTAGAAATGAAATGAAACCTTCCCCGGCTTCTGGAAGAAATGGAGGCATGTTATCTGGATGGCATGGTCCAAGATCCTTTGACAGTCCTCAAGACCCCAAGATTGTAAACTTTCTTGAAGAGTTAAAATCTGGCAAAGGTCGCAGATTTGAGCTATCCGATATTATTGGACATATTGTTGAGTTTAG CGCTGATCAGCATGGAAGTCGATTTATACAACAGAAGTTGGAAAATTGTGGTGCTGAAGATAAGGCATTGGTGTTCAGAGAGGTTCTTCCACATGCTTCCAAATTAATGACTGATGTATTCGGTAACTATGTAATACAGAAG TTTTTTGAGTATGGAAACCCTGAGCAGAGGAGGGAACTTGCAGATAAACTGGCTGGTCAAATACTGCCTTTGAGTCTGCAGATGTATGGCTGTCGTGTAATCCAAAAG GCACTTGAGGTTATTGAGCATGAACAGAAAGCTCAGCTTGTTCGTGAGCTAGATGGAAATATTATGAGGTGTGTTCGTGATCAAAATGGGAACCATGTAATACAGAAGTGCATCGAATCTATTCCAACCAAAAAAATTGGCTTTATACTATCTGCCTTTCGTGGTCAAGTTTCTACTTTATCAATGCATCCTTATGGTTGTCGAGTCATACAG AGAATTCTAGAGCATTGTACAGACGAGGCTCAGTGTCAGTTCATCGTGGATGAAATCTTGGACTCCGTTTTTACTCTTGCTCAGGACCAGTATGGTAATTATGTTACCCAG CATGTGTTGGAAAGAGGAAAAGCTCAAGAAAGGAGCCAAATTATCAGCAAGCTGTCAGGGCATATTGTTCAATTAAGCCAGCACAAGTTTGCTTCAAATGTTGTTGAGAAATGTTTGGAGTATGGTGATGCCTCTGAACGGGAATTGTTAATTGCTGAGATTCTTGGACATGATGAgcaaaatgataatttattg ACAATGATGAAAGACCAATTTGCGAATTACGTGGTCCAGAAGGTTATTGATATGTGTTCAGAAAATCAGCAAGCAATGTTACTCTCTCACATAAGAGTCAATGCTCACGCTTTGAAGAAATACACTTACGGAAAACACATTGTGGCTCGTTTGGAACATCAATTTGGAG AAAATCAAACACCCAATTCATGA